A stretch of Bifidobacterium sp. ESL0704 DNA encodes these proteins:
- the orn gene encoding oligoribonuclease codes for MVNAQDDETYTAEGSRLIWIDCEMTGLDIFGGDELVEVSVVPTDFNLKVLDEGVDYVIKPSQKAVDHMGDFVRAMHTRSGLIKEWEHGLSLADAEKKVTEYVARFTPEGVKPLLAGNTIGSDKKYLDHYMPNLMSHLHYRSVDVSTLKELARRWYPAVYMNRPPKNGGHRALDDIIESLDELRYYREAFMAPVPGPDEAQAKAICKHIVETSLNAE; via the coding sequence ATGGTGAATGCTCAGGATGACGAGACGTATACGGCGGAGGGTTCCCGCCTGATCTGGATCGATTGCGAGATGACCGGCCTCGATATCTTCGGCGGCGACGAGCTGGTCGAGGTCTCCGTAGTGCCGACCGACTTCAATCTGAAAGTGCTCGATGAGGGTGTGGACTACGTCATCAAGCCGTCGCAGAAAGCTGTCGACCACATGGGTGACTTTGTGCGCGCGATGCACACCCGCTCCGGGCTGATCAAGGAATGGGAGCATGGCCTGAGCCTTGCCGATGCCGAAAAGAAGGTCACCGAGTACGTCGCCCGCTTCACGCCCGAAGGGGTCAAGCCGCTGCTCGCCGGCAACACCATCGGCAGCGACAAGAAGTACCTCGACCATTACATGCCGAACCTCATGAGCCATCTGCATTATCGCAGCGTGGATGTGAGTACTTTGAAGGAGCTGGCTCGTCGCTGGTATCCGGCGGTCTATATGAACCGTCCGCCCAAGAACGGTGGTCATCGTGCGCTTGACGACATCATAGAGTCGCTCGACGAACTGCGCTACTACCGCGAGGCCTTCATGGCTCCGGTTCCCGGCCCTGACGAGGCGCAGGCCAAGGCCATTTGCAAGCACATTGTGGAAACGAGCCTCAACGCCGAGTGA
- a CDS encoding MraY family glycosyltransferase, with the protein MRVYLFIAAIAGGATWLVTPLVRHLAIEIGAVGEVRARDVHKVPTPRMGGVAMLIGLVVSIVFASKMPFISGLFAGSYQAWVVLAGAVLICLLGVADDLWDLDWMLKLAGQLLISVFVAWGGVQIIFLPFGSLVTASPSISMAITAFLIVASINAVNFVDGLDGLASGIVAIGGIAFAVYSYVIARATPSYASMATLLDVALVGICVGFLLHNWHPAKLFMGDSGSMLLGYMITCASIIMTGHLDPASVHTSLYLPAFMPILLPILVLFLPVLDMCLAIVRRLSKGQSPMHPDRMHLHHRMLRIGHSVQGAVLILWGWAALISFGSIMILFLRWQYVAIGMIVAAVILTICTLSPYLMRRWLELQKEEDTHARNARHSRKQQ; encoded by the coding sequence GTGAGAGTCTACCTGTTCATCGCCGCGATTGCGGGAGGAGCCACATGGCTGGTCACCCCCTTGGTTCGTCATCTGGCCATCGAGATCGGAGCGGTGGGGGAGGTCCGCGCCCGTGATGTGCACAAGGTGCCGACCCCACGAATGGGCGGGGTGGCGATGCTCATTGGGCTGGTGGTCTCGATTGTCTTCGCCAGCAAAATGCCTTTCATCTCAGGCCTTTTCGCCGGTTCGTATCAGGCGTGGGTCGTCCTTGCCGGTGCCGTGCTGATTTGCCTGTTGGGGGTGGCGGACGATTTATGGGACTTGGATTGGATGCTCAAACTTGCCGGGCAGCTTTTGATTTCCGTGTTCGTGGCGTGGGGCGGCGTACAGATCATCTTTCTGCCGTTCGGCTCGCTGGTCACCGCTTCCCCAAGCATTTCCATGGCCATCACGGCTTTTCTGATTGTCGCCTCGATCAATGCGGTCAACTTCGTCGACGGGCTTGACGGCCTCGCTTCCGGCATCGTCGCCATCGGCGGCATCGCGTTCGCCGTCTACTCCTATGTCATCGCCCGTGCCACACCGAGTTACGCGTCGATGGCCACGTTGCTCGACGTCGCTTTGGTCGGCATCTGCGTCGGCTTTTTGCTGCATAACTGGCATCCGGCCAAACTCTTCATGGGGGACTCCGGCTCGATGCTCCTGGGCTATATGATTACCTGCGCCTCGATCATCATGACCGGACATCTTGACCCAGCTTCCGTGCATACCAGCCTCTATCTGCCGGCGTTCATGCCGATTCTGTTGCCGATTCTGGTGCTGTTCCTGCCCGTGCTCGACATGTGCCTGGCCATCGTCCGTCGCCTGAGCAAAGGCCAATCGCCGATGCATCCCGACCGTATGCATTTGCATCACCGGATGCTGCGTATCGGGCACAGCGTCCAAGGCGCTGTGCTGATTCTTTGGGGATGGGCGGCGCTGATTTCCTTCGGTTCGATCATGATTCTGTTCCTGCGCTGGCAATATGTGGCCATCGGCATGATCGTCGCCGCCGTGATCCTGACGATCTGCACGCTGTCCCCGTATCTGATGCGGCGGTGGCTTGAACTGCAAAAGGAAGAGGATACGCACGCGCGAAACGCGCGACATTCCCGGAAACAGCAATAA
- a CDS encoding PIF1 family DEAD/DEAH box helicase, giving the protein MKQAEALTILGAGANAFITGAPGAGKTYVLNEFIRSARAQGASVAVTASTGIAATHINGQTIHSWSGVGVSQVMTQALMKRIRARRKRKIEAADILVIDEVSMLPAWLFDMVDDVCRALRHSPEPFGGLQVVLSGDFFQLPPVRKSFRGRDALPPSPEFLMSRQRYADAGKDADGFVTESLVWDELNPVVCYLTEQHRQDDGQLLTVLTDIREGGVTQEDHDVLAERMGKSPADGEVAVHLFPVNKQADTLNDLRLSQIHDETHEYVAESAGPSDLVKRLKKNMLAPEKLELKTGAAVMALRNDADHQYVNGSIGKVEGFVSQAKGGWPIVAFENGNTVTMKQASWDMMDGETILASVKQVPLRCAWAITIHKSQGMTLDRAVMNLRRTFAPGMGYVALSRVENLDGLYLDDISERAFMVSPDAVLLDGQLRDNSKASCARLEAEGTEAFTKQASGQLPDGDDEFAQDELF; this is encoded by the coding sequence ATGAAACAGGCGGAAGCGCTGACGATTCTCGGCGCGGGGGCGAACGCGTTCATCACCGGTGCTCCTGGTGCCGGTAAGACCTATGTCTTGAACGAGTTCATTCGTTCGGCCCGTGCTCAAGGTGCTTCTGTTGCCGTAACCGCTTCGACCGGCATCGCCGCCACGCACATCAACGGTCAGACCATCCATTCATGGAGCGGTGTCGGTGTCTCGCAGGTGATGACGCAGGCCTTGATGAAGCGCATCCGTGCACGCCGCAAACGTAAGATCGAGGCAGCCGATATCCTCGTCATCGATGAGGTCTCGATGCTGCCCGCATGGCTGTTCGACATGGTCGATGACGTCTGCCGGGCGTTGCGGCACAGCCCGGAGCCGTTCGGCGGCCTGCAGGTCGTGCTTTCCGGTGATTTCTTCCAGTTGCCGCCGGTTCGTAAATCATTCCGTGGACGTGACGCATTGCCGCCGAGCCCCGAATTCCTCATGTCCCGTCAGCGCTATGCCGATGCAGGCAAGGACGCCGATGGCTTCGTCACCGAATCGTTGGTCTGGGACGAACTTAACCCAGTGGTCTGCTATCTCACCGAACAGCACCGTCAGGACGATGGCCAATTGCTCACCGTCCTTACCGACATCCGTGAGGGCGGCGTCACCCAGGAAGATCACGATGTGCTCGCCGAACGTATGGGCAAGTCGCCGGCTGATGGGGAAGTGGCCGTTCATCTGTTCCCTGTCAACAAGCAGGCCGACACGTTGAACGATCTGCGGCTTTCGCAGATTCACGATGAAACCCACGAATATGTTGCCGAGTCGGCGGGACCGTCGGACTTGGTCAAACGTCTCAAAAAGAACATGCTCGCTCCTGAAAAGCTTGAGCTCAAAACCGGTGCGGCCGTGATGGCCTTACGCAATGACGCCGATCATCAGTATGTCAACGGTTCGATCGGCAAAGTGGAGGGCTTCGTCTCGCAGGCCAAAGGCGGTTGGCCCATCGTCGCCTTCGAAAACGGCAATACCGTGACCATGAAGCAGGCTTCGTGGGACATGATGGACGGCGAAACCATACTGGCCAGTGTCAAACAAGTGCCATTGCGTTGCGCGTGGGCCATCACCATCCACAAGTCACAGGGTATGACGCTCGATCGCGCCGTGATGAACCTGCGCCGCACCTTCGCGCCGGGCATGGGCTACGTTGCGCTTTCGCGAGTGGAGAATCTCGATGGGCTCTATCTTGATGACATCAGCGAACGCGCGTTCATGGTCTCGCCTGATGCCGTCTTGCTGGACGGTCAGTTGCGCGACAATTCCAAAGCCTCTTGCGCCCGCCTTGAAGCCGAGGGGACCGAAGCCTTCACCAAGCAGGCATCCGGCCAATTGCCCGACGGCGACGATGAGTTCGCCCAGGACGAGTTGTTCTGA
- the guaB gene encoding IMP dehydrogenase, with protein sequence MAINSQSDIQSSYNPLPPIFAKMGLAYDDVLLLPNETDVIPSQVDTTTHLTREITMKVPAISAAMDTVTESDMAIAMARNGGIGVLHRNLSIDDQASQVDIVKRSESGMITDPLTVNPEATLADLDKLCGRFHISGLPVVDNDNKLLGIITNRDMRFIPASDYDKLKVRDVMTKEGLITGPADISREDAHDLLAKHKVEKLPLVDKDGKLAGLITVKDFVKTEQYPDATKDDQGRLRVAAGIGFLGDAWARASALMEAGVDVLVVDTANGEAHLALDMIKRLKSDRAFNGVQIIGGNVATASGAQAMIDAGVDAVKVGVGPGSICTTRVVAGVGVPQLTAVYDAAQVCRAAGVPCIADGGIHYSGDIAKALVAGASTVMLGGALAGCDETPGEKVFLHGKQYKLYRGMGSLGAMAPRGKKSYSKDRYFQADVTSNDKVIPEGVEGEVPYRGSLNAVLYQLIGGLHQSMFYIGAHNIKEMAEKGRFVRITTAGLRESHPHDIVMTAEAPNYSGFHNE encoded by the coding sequence ATGGCTATTAACTCACAATCTGATATCCAGTCATCCTACAATCCTCTACCTCCTATCTTTGCAAAGATGGGCTTGGCATATGACGATGTCTTGTTGCTTCCCAACGAGACTGATGTCATTCCCTCGCAGGTCGATACGACTACGCATCTGACACGCGAAATCACCATGAAGGTCCCCGCCATCTCGGCGGCCATGGACACCGTCACCGAATCCGACATGGCCATTGCCATGGCGCGCAACGGCGGCATCGGCGTGCTGCACCGCAACCTTTCCATCGACGATCAGGCCTCGCAGGTCGATATCGTCAAGCGCAGCGAATCGGGTATGATCACCGACCCACTCACCGTCAATCCCGAGGCCACCCTTGCCGATCTCGACAAGCTGTGTGGCCGTTTCCATATTTCAGGCCTTCCTGTCGTCGACAACGACAACAAGCTGCTCGGCATCATCACCAACCGTGACATGCGTTTCATCCCCGCTTCGGATTACGACAAGCTCAAGGTTCGTGACGTGATGACCAAGGAAGGGCTTATCACCGGCCCTGCCGACATCTCCCGCGAAGACGCGCACGACCTGCTCGCCAAGCACAAGGTCGAAAAGCTGCCATTGGTCGACAAGGACGGCAAGCTCGCCGGCCTGATCACCGTCAAGGACTTCGTGAAGACCGAACAGTACCCGGACGCCACCAAGGACGACCAGGGCCGTCTGCGCGTGGCCGCTGGCATCGGCTTCCTGGGCGATGCGTGGGCACGTGCCAGCGCCCTGATGGAGGCCGGCGTCGACGTGCTCGTTGTCGATACCGCCAACGGCGAAGCCCATCTTGCCCTTGACATGATCAAGCGCTTGAAGTCGGACCGCGCCTTCAACGGCGTGCAGATCATCGGCGGCAATGTGGCGACCGCCTCCGGCGCCCAGGCCATGATCGATGCCGGTGTCGATGCCGTCAAGGTCGGTGTCGGTCCAGGTTCCATCTGCACCACCCGCGTGGTCGCCGGTGTCGGCGTCCCGCAGCTCACCGCCGTCTATGACGCGGCTCAGGTCTGCCGTGCGGCCGGTGTGCCCTGCATCGCCGACGGTGGCATCCATTATTCCGGCGACATCGCCAAGGCTTTGGTGGCCGGTGCCTCGACGGTCATGCTTGGCGGCGCGCTCGCCGGCTGCGACGAGACCCCGGGCGAGAAGGTCTTCCTGCACGGCAAGCAGTACAAGCTCTACCGCGGCATGGGCTCGCTCGGCGCGATGGCCCCGCGCGGCAAGAAGTCCTACTCCAAGGACCGCTACTTCCAGGCCGACGTCACCAGCAACGACAAAGTCATCCCGGAGGGCGTCGAAGGCGAGGTGCCGTATCGCGGTTCCCTCAATGCGGTGCTCTACCAGCTCATCGGCGGCCTGCATCAGTCGATGTTCTACATCGGCGCGCACAACATCAAGGAGATGGCCGAGAAGGGCCGCTTCGTGCGTATCACCACGGCCGGCCTGCGCGAATCGCACCCGCACGACATCGTGATGACCGCCGAAGCCCCGAACTACAGCGGTTTCCACAACGAGTGA
- a CDS encoding L-threonylcarbamoyladenylate synthase, translating into MSDVRAIDDGSLALAARIVKDGGLVVLPTDTVYGVAASPFSAEAVSRIYEAKRRPRNKALQILLSSTDDLEGLDLYLPVPLDRLAKAFLPGAFSPIAVAQAGSKLVTLRDEMNGSKTQAVRVPDSDACLRTLRATGPLACSSANRSGGQSPQSVEEAVAALGDDVDLYLDGGPTVSHVASTVVAADPNERDGISIVREGVIRAAQVRAVLQGAEGGSLNA; encoded by the coding sequence ATGAGTGACGTGCGTGCAATCGATGATGGATCCCTGGCTTTGGCGGCCCGAATCGTCAAAGACGGCGGGCTTGTCGTATTGCCGACCGATACGGTCTACGGGGTCGCCGCAAGTCCGTTCAGCGCTGAAGCCGTAAGCCGTATCTACGAGGCGAAGCGTCGCCCCCGCAATAAGGCGTTGCAGATATTGCTTTCGTCAACCGATGATCTTGAAGGACTCGACCTTTATCTGCCGGTTCCGCTGGACAGGCTCGCCAAGGCTTTTCTGCCCGGTGCGTTTTCGCCGATTGCCGTGGCGCAGGCGGGGTCGAAACTGGTCACGTTGCGCGATGAGATGAACGGCAGCAAAACCCAGGCCGTGCGTGTACCCGATTCCGACGCCTGTCTCAGAACCTTGCGTGCCACCGGGCCTTTGGCCTGTTCCAGCGCGAACCGCAGTGGTGGTCAAAGCCCGCAAAGTGTTGAGGAAGCCGTTGCGGCGCTTGGCGACGACGTCGATCTCTATCTTGACGGCGGGCCTACGGTGAGCCATGTCGCCAGCACTGTGGTCGCCGCCGATCCGAACGAACGTGACGGGATTTCGATCGTTCGTGAAGGTGTCATCAGAGCAGCCCAGGTGCGTGCCGTGCTCCAAGGCGCCGAAGGCGGGAGTCTGAACGCGTGA
- the prmC gene encoding peptide chain release factor N(5)-glutamine methyltransferase — protein MAENTARSTSEILAQATDWLKVAGIDTPRNDAKLLLAEAFGVEPADVEKSILLNTPLHSKVRSDADKESADNPDVMPIDEEPDKGEGDEGLEPGESADGHASQAVGERQANADDAAIRRFAVMLARRKQREPLQYIVGHAPFRYLDLEVGPGVFIPRPETETVVQAAIDWLTREHIKPSRLVDLCAGSGAIGLSLVTEVSGSEVWAVEKDEEALKWTKRNEQKVFKDHSLAGYNYHLFHADATNAVMLSRLDGTVDAVVTNPPYVPLDQIPEQPEVREHEPNMALYGGSADGTDIPELIILRAAKLLRSGGALVMEHDISQAGLLADFARAHGFRTAHTGEDFTGRPRYLFAIKA, from the coding sequence ATGGCGGAAAACACGGCTCGTTCGACTTCTGAGATTTTGGCACAGGCAACGGATTGGCTGAAGGTTGCCGGTATCGATACGCCGCGCAATGATGCCAAATTATTGTTGGCCGAAGCGTTCGGGGTCGAGCCGGCCGACGTCGAGAAATCGATATTGTTGAATACGCCGTTGCATAGCAAGGTCAGGTCGGATGCCGACAAGGAATCGGCAGACAATCCTGATGTAATGCCTATTGATGAAGAGCCGGACAAAGGCGAAGGCGACGAAGGCCTTGAACCGGGCGAATCCGCGGACGGCCATGCCTCTCAAGCTGTGGGGGAGCGGCAGGCCAATGCCGACGATGCCGCAATCCGCCGTTTCGCGGTTATGCTGGCCAGGCGCAAGCAACGCGAGCCATTGCAATATATCGTCGGTCACGCCCCCTTCCGCTATCTTGATCTTGAGGTCGGTCCGGGCGTCTTCATTCCACGTCCTGAAACCGAAACCGTGGTGCAGGCGGCCATCGACTGGCTGACGCGCGAACATATCAAGCCGAGCCGTCTGGTCGATCTGTGCGCAGGCAGCGGGGCGATTGGCCTCTCGCTGGTCACCGAGGTGTCGGGCAGCGAGGTCTGGGCCGTGGAAAAGGACGAAGAAGCCCTGAAATGGACGAAACGTAACGAGCAAAAGGTCTTCAAAGACCATTCGCTGGCGGGTTATAACTATCACCTCTTCCACGCCGATGCCACGAATGCCGTGATGCTTTCGCGATTGGACGGCACCGTTGATGCAGTGGTCACCAACCCGCCTTACGTGCCGCTCGACCAGATTCCCGAACAGCCTGAGGTGCGTGAGCACGAACCGAACATGGCTCTCTATGGCGGATCGGCGGACGGAACCGATATTCCCGAGCTGATCATCCTGCGAGCGGCGAAGCTGTTGCGCAGCGGCGGGGCGTTGGTGATGGAGCATGACATCTCGCAGGCCGGGTTGCTTGCCGACTTCGCCAGAGCCCACGGTTTCCGCACGGCGCATACCGGCGAAGACTTCACCGGCAGGCCCCGTTATCTTTTCGCCATCAAAGCATAG